One Streptomyces sp. L2 genomic window carries:
- a CDS encoding glycoside hydrolase family 35 protein — translation MTLSLPRPAAATRPALTFADGTLRRDGRPHRVLSGSLHYFRVHPGQWADRLQRLAALGLNTVDTYVPWNFHERAPGDVRFDGWRDLTRFVRLADDAGLDVIVRPGPYICAEWDNGGLPAWLTGIPGMRPRSSHGPFLEAVGRWFDALVPRIAALQAARGGPVVAVQIENEYGSYGDDHTYLAWVRDALVERGVTELLYTADGPTPLMLDGGTVPGELAAVTFGSRPEQAAALLRSRRPGEPFFCAEFWNGWFDHWGEKHHVRPAAGAAEGVGGILRSGGSVSLYMAHGGTNFGLWAGANHDGETLRPTVTSYDSDAPIAEHGALTDKFHAVREQLAALAGAPVTRPVPADPPLLAPRDLPVTRRAALLTALRSVTEPVRAAAPLSFEELGQSSGLVLYAAEPLLPPGRHEVTVTGLHDRAQVFADGAPVAVLDRETASFALAGRGERVRLELLVENQGRINYGPLLGQGKGILGGVRVDRRLVHNWTMYRLPLDEWSGPDTARAATAAPCDGRAGFATAPLILDEPADTFLGLPGFAKGFVWVNDTLLGRYWEIGPQTTLYVPGPLLRRGENTLTVLELERFGDRLTLHDRPALGPPEEYVETFD, via the coding sequence GTGACCTTGTCCCTGCCGCGTCCCGCGGCCGCCACCCGGCCCGCCCTGACCTTCGCCGACGGGACTCTCCGGCGCGACGGCCGTCCCCACCGGGTGCTCTCCGGCTCCCTGCACTACTTCCGGGTCCACCCCGGGCAGTGGGCCGACCGGCTCCAGCGGCTGGCGGCCCTCGGCCTGAACACCGTGGACACGTACGTGCCGTGGAACTTCCACGAGCGCGCACCGGGCGACGTGCGCTTCGACGGCTGGCGCGACCTGACCCGGTTCGTGCGGCTGGCCGACGACGCGGGGCTGGACGTCATCGTCCGGCCGGGGCCGTACATCTGCGCCGAATGGGACAACGGCGGTCTGCCCGCCTGGCTCACCGGCATCCCGGGCATGCGGCCGCGCAGCTCCCACGGACCGTTCCTGGAGGCCGTCGGGCGCTGGTTCGACGCGCTGGTCCCGCGGATCGCCGCGCTACAGGCGGCCCGGGGCGGCCCGGTCGTGGCCGTGCAGATCGAGAACGAGTACGGCAGTTACGGCGATGACCACACCTACCTCGCCTGGGTGAGGGACGCGCTGGTGGAGCGGGGCGTGACCGAACTGCTGTACACGGCCGACGGGCCGACACCGCTGATGCTGGACGGGGGCACGGTGCCCGGCGAGCTGGCGGCCGTGACGTTCGGGTCACGGCCGGAACAGGCCGCCGCGCTGCTGCGCTCGCGGCGGCCGGGCGAGCCCTTCTTCTGCGCCGAGTTCTGGAACGGCTGGTTCGACCACTGGGGCGAGAAGCACCACGTCCGGCCGGCGGCAGGCGCTGCCGAGGGCGTCGGCGGGATCCTCCGGTCGGGCGGCTCGGTGAGCCTGTACATGGCGCACGGCGGAACGAACTTCGGGCTGTGGGCCGGCGCCAACCACGACGGCGAGACGCTCCGGCCGACCGTCACCAGCTACGACTCGGACGCCCCGATCGCCGAACACGGCGCGCTCACCGACAAGTTCCACGCGGTGCGCGAGCAGCTCGCCGCCCTGGCCGGCGCGCCCGTCACCCGTCCGGTGCCCGCCGACCCGCCCCTGCTCGCGCCCCGCGACCTGCCGGTCACCCGGCGGGCGGCCCTGCTGACGGCGCTGCGGTCGGTGACCGAACCGGTCCGGGCGGCGGCGCCGCTGAGTTTCGAGGAACTCGGCCAGTCCTCCGGACTGGTGCTGTACGCCGCGGAGCCGTTGCTGCCGCCGGGCCGGCACGAGGTGACGGTGACCGGACTGCACGACCGGGCCCAGGTGTTCGCCGACGGCGCCCCCGTCGCCGTACTGGACCGGGAGACCGCCTCGTTCGCCCTGGCCGGCCGGGGTGAGCGGGTGCGCCTGGAACTGCTGGTGGAGAACCAGGGCCGGATCAACTACGGGCCCCTGCTGGGGCAGGGCAAGGGCATCCTCGGCGGGGTGCGGGTGGACCGCCGCCTGGTGCACAACTGGACGATGTACCGGCTGCCGCTCGACGAGTGGAGCGGGCCGGACACCGCCCGCGCCGCGACGGCCGCGCCCTGCGACGGCCGCGCGGGCTTCGCCACGGCACCGCTGATCCTGGACGAGCCCGCCGACACCTTCCTCGGCCTGCCGGGCTTCGCCAAGGGCTTCGTCTGGGTCAACGACACCCTCCTCGGCCGCTACTGGGAGATCGGCCCGCAGACCACGCTGTACGTCCCGGGCCCGCTGCTGCGCCGGGGCGAGAACACGCTGACCGTGCTGGAGCTCGAACGGTTCGGGGACCGGCTCACCCTGCACGACCGGCCCGCCCTCGGACCGCCGGAGGAGTACGTCGAGACCTTCGACTGA
- a CDS encoding carbohydrate ABC transporter permease gives MSAITTKARPVRARRDGTATSRIAVMALLGLSACYFLFPLWWLLVSSTKPFGEQFSGSGLWFHGFGLFGNIARLSGQDGGIFWRWMLNSVLYCGIGALLGTAFSALAGYALAKYDFPGRGAIFGAVLAAVLVPKVLFTLPLYLMFSGVHLIDNPLAVLLPSVVSPFGVYLSRVFAAQTVPDEVLEAGRLDGAGELRIFRAIGVRMMLPALVTIFLFQFVEIWNNYLLPAMVLGDDRLQPVTVGLVGWNASHVAVPPPLVVIGSLVSVVPLLIAFLALQRFWRAGMTAGAVK, from the coding sequence ATGAGCGCGATCACCACGAAGGCACGCCCCGTCCGTGCACGGCGGGACGGCACCGCGACGAGCCGGATCGCCGTCATGGCGTTGCTGGGGCTGTCGGCCTGCTACTTCCTGTTCCCGCTGTGGTGGCTGCTGGTGTCGTCCACCAAGCCGTTCGGCGAGCAGTTCTCCGGCAGCGGCCTGTGGTTCCACGGCTTCGGGCTGTTCGGCAACATCGCCAGGCTGAGCGGCCAGGACGGCGGCATCTTCTGGCGCTGGATGCTCAACAGCGTGCTGTACTGCGGGATCGGCGCGCTGCTCGGCACGGCGTTCTCGGCGCTCGCCGGGTACGCCCTCGCCAAGTACGACTTCCCCGGCCGCGGCGCGATCTTCGGCGCGGTGCTGGCGGCCGTGCTCGTGCCCAAGGTGCTGTTCACGCTGCCGCTGTACCTGATGTTCTCCGGCGTCCATCTGATCGACAATCCGCTGGCGGTGCTGCTGCCGAGCGTGGTCAGCCCGTTCGGCGTCTACCTCTCCCGGGTGTTCGCCGCGCAGACCGTGCCCGACGAGGTGCTGGAGGCCGGCCGGCTGGACGGCGCGGGCGAGCTGCGCATCTTCCGGGCCATCGGCGTACGGATGATGCTGCCCGCGCTGGTGACGATCTTCCTGTTCCAGTTCGTGGAGATCTGGAACAACTACCTGCTTCCGGCGATGGTCCTCGGCGACGACCGCCTGCAGCCGGTCACGGTCGGCCTGGTCGGCTGGAACGCCAGCCATGTGGCGGTGCCTCCCCCGCTGGTGGTCATCGGTTCCCTGGTGTCCGTCGTACCGCTTCTGATCGCCTTCCTCGCACTCCAGCGGTTCTGGCGTGCGGGCATGACCGCAGGAGCCGTCAAGTGA
- a CDS encoding sugar ABC transporter permease: MPRRRLRPLLFCAPFIALFLAMYVAPIGYAAVSSLYTVHRSGLGLTAPTKVFDPLGNYARALEDGAFLSSLGRVALFGVVQVPVMLGAALVLALLIDSKSARGKGFFRLSSFLPYAIPGVSAALVWSFMYSAQSSPVNRLLHPFGVSIPFFDSDLVLWSVANIVTWSWAGYNMIIIYAALQSIPAEVLEAARMDGASALRVAWSVKIPFVRGALVLTTVFSIIGSAQLYNEPTVLLPVSGGSVSSTFTPIMSAQSAVAAGNYPYAAAQSVLLALLVGGVSFVFFRLTGREERA, encoded by the coding sequence ATGCCCCGGCGCCGGCTGCGCCCCCTGCTGTTCTGCGCCCCGTTCATCGCGTTGTTCCTGGCGATGTACGTCGCGCCCATCGGCTACGCGGCGGTCAGCAGCCTGTACACCGTGCACCGGTCGGGGCTCGGCCTCACCGCGCCCACCAAGGTGTTCGATCCCCTCGGCAACTACGCCCGGGCGCTGGAGGACGGCGCGTTCCTGTCCTCGCTGGGCCGGGTGGCGCTGTTCGGCGTGGTGCAGGTGCCGGTGATGCTGGGCGCGGCCCTCGTCCTGGCGCTGCTGATCGACTCCAAGTCGGCGCGCGGCAAGGGCTTCTTCCGGCTGTCGAGCTTCCTGCCGTACGCGATCCCCGGGGTGAGCGCGGCGCTGGTCTGGTCGTTCATGTACTCGGCGCAGTCGAGCCCGGTCAACCGGCTGCTGCACCCGTTCGGCGTCTCGATCCCGTTCTTCGACAGCGATCTGGTGCTGTGGTCGGTGGCCAACATCGTGACGTGGAGCTGGGCCGGCTACAACATGATCATCATCTATGCCGCGCTGCAGTCGATCCCGGCGGAGGTGCTGGAGGCCGCGCGGATGGACGGCGCGTCGGCGCTGCGCGTCGCCTGGAGCGTCAAGATCCCCTTCGTCCGCGGGGCGCTGGTGCTGACCACGGTGTTCTCCATCATCGGTTCGGCGCAGCTGTACAACGAGCCGACGGTCCTGCTGCCGGTGTCGGGCGGCTCGGTGTCCTCCACGTTCACGCCGATCATGTCGGCGCAGAGCGCGGTCGCGGCCGGCAACTACCCGTACGCGGCCGCCCAGTCCGTGCTGCTGGCGCTGCTGGTGGGTGGCGTGTCCTTCGTCTTCTTCAGGCTGACGGGCCGGGAGGAGCGGGCATGA
- a CDS encoding extracellular solute-binding protein: MKRSIMRVAGIAGAAGLVLAATGCSGSGSGSTSSSGTSSITFWGWAPGYSDAVAAFDKSHPGLHVDYQEVQPGAKGGYQKMLNAVKAGNAPCLAQVGYETLPSFAAQGALSDVSAYASADRGDYQPAAWKSVTLGGAVYGAPVDTGPMALFYNKKVFGSLGLKPPTTWAEYQADAERIHASGPHRYISSPYLDYDYAGLAWQAGAGWFGIKGDAWQVSMDSRANDKVADYWQGLADKGLISSAPMYDQAWYKGLGNGDIATVVGAVWQAGVIKGGAKNGAGQWAVAPLPQWTDGARQAGNAGGSSTAVLKGCDDPKGAWEFAHWLGTDRSAFGGLVEKAALYPAAKSLLDLPQLKGGDAYFGGQKIYDVFAAASAHVNADWTWGPLMTKTAADLDDGLGKAWAGKGTIADALHTAQDQTVGEMNKQGLKITG, from the coding sequence GTGAAGCGTTCCATCATGCGCGTCGCCGGTATCGCGGGTGCCGCGGGACTGGTCCTGGCCGCCACGGGGTGTTCCGGATCCGGATCGGGATCGACGTCGTCGTCCGGCACGTCATCGATCACATTCTGGGGCTGGGCGCCGGGCTACTCGGACGCCGTCGCCGCCTTCGACAAGAGCCACCCGGGCCTCCACGTCGACTACCAGGAAGTGCAGCCGGGCGCCAAGGGCGGCTACCAGAAGATGCTCAACGCGGTGAAGGCCGGCAACGCCCCCTGCCTCGCCCAGGTCGGCTACGAGACCCTGCCCAGCTTCGCCGCCCAGGGCGCGCTGTCCGACGTGAGCGCGTACGCCTCCGCGGACCGGGGCGACTACCAGCCGGCGGCGTGGAAGTCGGTGACCTTGGGCGGCGCGGTGTACGGCGCTCCCGTGGACACCGGCCCGATGGCGCTGTTCTACAACAAGAAGGTGTTCGGCTCGCTCGGCCTGAAGCCGCCCACGACCTGGGCCGAGTACCAGGCCGACGCCGAGAGGATCCACGCCTCCGGCCCGCACCGCTACATCTCCTCGCCGTACCTGGACTACGACTACGCGGGCCTCGCCTGGCAGGCCGGCGCCGGCTGGTTCGGGATCAAGGGCGACGCCTGGCAGGTCAGCATGGACTCGCGGGCCAACGACAAGGTCGCCGACTACTGGCAGGGCCTGGCCGACAAGGGGCTGATCAGCAGCGCGCCGATGTACGACCAGGCCTGGTACAAGGGGCTTGGCAACGGTGACATCGCCACCGTCGTGGGCGCGGTCTGGCAGGCCGGCGTCATCAAGGGCGGCGCGAAGAACGGCGCCGGCCAGTGGGCCGTGGCGCCGCTGCCGCAGTGGACCGACGGGGCGCGGCAGGCCGGCAACGCCGGTGGGTCCTCGACCGCGGTCCTCAAGGGCTGCGACGACCCGAAGGGCGCCTGGGAGTTCGCGCACTGGCTCGGCACCGACCGCTCCGCGTTCGGCGGACTGGTCGAGAAGGCCGCGCTGTACCCGGCCGCCAAGAGCCTGCTGGACCTGCCGCAACTGAAGGGCGGCGACGCGTACTTCGGCGGCCAGAAGATCTACGACGTCTTCGCCGCGGCGTCCGCGCACGTCAACGCCGACTGGACGTGGGGCCCGCTGATGACGAAGACGGCCGCCGACCTCGACGACGGCCTGGGCAAGGCGTGGGCCGGAAAGGGCACGATCGCCGACGCCCTGCACACGGCGCAGGACCAGACGGTCGGCGAGATGAACAAGCAGGGCCTGAAGATCACCGGATGA
- a CDS encoding LacI family DNA-binding transcriptional regulator has protein sequence MAKQKAGVERPPGMADVARVAGVSAQTVSRVLSDHPNVQDKTRAKVLAAVDQLGYRRNNAARMLSSGRSRTIGVVTLQTNFYSRAAVTSGIEHAAQAAGYTVSTATTTSLDTSAIEGALSRLADQGAEGIILSVPLIHTSPRIEQLTRATPTITIDGSRTDATEVVAIDQTLAARLATQHLLDLGHDTVWHVAGPEEWLEAAARREGWRSTLEEAGRPVPPPLEGDWSPGSGYRNGLILARIPDVTAVFVASDEMAFGVIRALHELGRRVPEDISVVGVDDIELAEYCSPSLTTVAQPFARMGALAVAHLLRLIAEPGAMPEPASVEPQLVARASTAPAKGGGAA, from the coding sequence ATGGCGAAGCAGAAGGCCGGGGTCGAGCGGCCGCCGGGCATGGCCGACGTGGCACGGGTCGCGGGTGTCTCGGCGCAGACCGTGTCCCGCGTGCTGTCCGACCATCCCAACGTGCAGGACAAGACGCGCGCCAAGGTCCTGGCCGCGGTGGACCAGCTCGGCTACCGCCGCAACAACGCGGCCCGCATGCTCTCCTCGGGACGCAGCCGCACGATCGGCGTGGTGACCCTGCAGACGAACTTCTACTCGCGGGCCGCGGTCACCTCCGGCATCGAGCACGCGGCCCAGGCCGCCGGGTACACGGTCAGCACGGCGACCACGACCTCACTCGACACCTCCGCCATCGAGGGGGCCCTGTCCCGGCTGGCCGACCAGGGCGCCGAGGGGATCATCCTCTCCGTTCCCCTCATCCACACCAGCCCCCGGATAGAGCAGCTCACCCGGGCCACCCCCACCATCACGATCGACGGTTCGCGCACCGATGCCACCGAGGTGGTGGCTATCGACCAGACGCTGGCCGCCCGGCTGGCCACGCAGCACCTCCTCGACCTGGGTCACGACACGGTCTGGCACGTCGCGGGCCCCGAGGAGTGGCTGGAGGCCGCGGCCCGGCGCGAGGGCTGGCGCAGCACGCTGGAGGAAGCGGGGCGCCCGGTACCGCCGCCTCTGGAGGGGGACTGGTCACCCGGCTCCGGTTACCGGAACGGACTCATCCTCGCCCGCATCCCGGACGTGACCGCCGTGTTCGTCGCCAGCGACGAGATGGCCTTCGGCGTCATCAGGGCCCTGCACGAGCTGGGCCGGCGGGTGCCGGAGGACATCTCCGTCGTCGGAGTGGACGACATCGAACTGGCCGAGTACTGCTCGCCGTCCCTGACCACGGTCGCCCAGCCGTTCGCCCGCATGGGCGCCCTCGCCGTGGCCCATCTGCTGCGCCTCATCGCCGAACCGGGCGCGATGCCCGAGCCGGCCTCGGTGGAGCCGCAACTCGTGGCCCGGGCCAGCACGGCGCCCGCGAAGGGCGGGGGAGCTGCCTGA
- a CDS encoding TQXA domain-containing protein: protein MLAAFSGLFRPAGVTRLAAVTLVSGLAAAGVLSGAGTALADGTPETQTQGGATATINGLKTYGEAVIHQDGGDQRVAAGLFEMSVDGGGTLQTYCVDLQNPTQRDARYHETPWSGTSLGANKDAGRIRWILQHSYPQVNDLAALARKAGARGLTEQDAAAGTQVAIWRYSDHAKVDAVDPRAEKLADYLERSARGGAEPRASLTLDPPAVSGRPGDLLGPVTVHTNARGVTVIPPADAATSGVRIIDKTGKVLTSVKDGSELYFDVPEDAAAGTAQLTVQASTTVPVGRAFTAESRSQTQILAGSSESTVSATTTATWASKGAIPALSARKDCARGGVDITAVNKGDQPFTFELMGTEHTIPAAASRTVTIPLQEDQPYDFTITGPNGFIRRFTGVLDCRTQGAITGESTQTLSEPSPATVGGKAATGTNLADTGGSAITPLITGLAIGLVVIGGGVLVLLRKKEQAGPGA, encoded by the coding sequence GTGCTTGCTGCGTTCTCTGGGCTCTTCCGGCCCGCCGGAGTGACCCGGCTCGCCGCGGTGACGCTGGTGTCCGGCCTCGCGGCCGCGGGCGTGCTGTCCGGTGCCGGTACGGCCCTCGCCGACGGGACCCCTGAGACCCAGACCCAGGGCGGGGCGACGGCCACCATCAACGGCCTCAAGACGTACGGCGAGGCCGTGATCCATCAGGACGGCGGCGACCAGCGGGTGGCCGCGGGCCTGTTCGAGATGTCCGTGGACGGCGGCGGCACCCTGCAGACGTACTGCGTCGATCTGCAGAACCCGACGCAGCGCGACGCCAGGTACCACGAGACGCCGTGGAGCGGCACGTCCCTGGGCGCCAACAAGGACGCGGGCCGGATCCGCTGGATCCTGCAGCACTCCTACCCGCAGGTCAACGATCTCGCCGCCCTGGCCCGGAAGGCGGGCGCGCGCGGCCTGACCGAGCAGGACGCGGCGGCCGGCACCCAGGTGGCCATCTGGCGCTACTCGGACCATGCGAAGGTCGACGCCGTCGACCCGCGCGCCGAGAAGCTCGCCGACTACCTGGAGCGGAGCGCCCGCGGCGGCGCCGAGCCCCGGGCGTCGCTGACACTGGACCCGCCCGCGGTGTCCGGCCGTCCGGGTGATCTGCTCGGCCCGGTGACCGTGCACACCAACGCGCGCGGTGTGACGGTGATCCCGCCGGCGGACGCGGCCACCAGCGGGGTGCGGATCATCGACAAGACCGGCAAGGTCCTCACGTCGGTGAAGGACGGCAGCGAGCTGTACTTCGACGTGCCGGAGGACGCGGCGGCCGGGACGGCCCAGCTGACGGTGCAGGCGTCGACGACCGTTCCGGTGGGACGCGCCTTCACCGCCGAGAGCCGCAGCCAGACGCAGATCCTGGCCGGTTCCAGCGAGTCCACCGTGTCCGCGACGACGACGGCCACCTGGGCCTCGAAGGGTGCCATACCGGCCCTGTCGGCCCGGAAGGACTGCGCCAGGGGCGGGGTGGACATCACCGCCGTCAACAAGGGCGACCAGCCCTTCACCTTCGAGCTGATGGGCACCGAGCACACCATCCCGGCGGCCGCGTCCCGCACGGTGACCATCCCGCTCCAGGAGGACCAGCCCTACGACTTCACGATCACCGGGCCCAACGGCTTCATCCGGCGCTTCACCGGGGTCCTCGACTGCCGGACGCAGGGCGCGATCACGGGTGAGAGCACCCAGACCCTCAGCGAGCCCAGCCCCGCGACGGTGGGCGGCAAGGCGGCCACCGGCACCAACCTCGCCGACACGGGCGGCTCCGCGATCACCCCGCTGATCACCGGCCTGGCCATCGGCCTGGTCGTGATCGGGGGCGGGGTCCTGGTGCTGCTGCGGAAGAAGGAGCAGGCCGGGCCGGGCGCCTGA
- a CDS encoding single-stranded DNA-binding protein: MNETVVCVVGNVATRPVYRELAAGPSARFRLAVTSRYWDREKAAWTDGHTNFFTVWANRQLAVNLMASVEVGHPVVVQGRLKVRSEMRDGQPTWTSADIDAVAIGHDLARGTAVFRRAARPETPTESPATAARPEPNWETPPPTPAPETEQEQAREREREEEQEQNQPRREPAAVT; this comes from the coding sequence ATGAACGAGACAGTTGTCTGCGTAGTGGGGAACGTGGCGACGCGGCCGGTGTACCGGGAGCTGGCGGCGGGACCGTCGGCACGGTTCCGCCTGGCGGTGACCTCGCGTTACTGGGACCGGGAGAAGGCCGCCTGGACCGACGGGCACACCAACTTCTTCACGGTGTGGGCCAACCGGCAGCTCGCCGTGAACCTGATGGCCTCGGTGGAGGTGGGGCACCCCGTCGTCGTGCAGGGGCGGCTGAAGGTGCGCTCGGAGATGCGGGACGGGCAGCCGACCTGGACGTCGGCTGACATCGACGCGGTCGCGATCGGCCACGACCTCGCGCGCGGCACCGCGGTGTTCCGCCGCGCGGCCAGGCCGGAAACACCGACGGAGTCACCGGCGACGGCGGCCCGCCCGGAGCCGAACTGGGAGACCCCACCGCCGACGCCGGCCCCGGAAACCGAACAGGAGCAGGCGCGGGAGCGGGAACGGGAGGAGGAGCAGGAGCAGAACCAACCGCGGCGTGAGCCAGCAGCAGTGACATGA
- a CDS encoding GTPase, with the protein MTAVTDQDHTDQMDQMGQIDHMDHTDHRDHSDHTDHAVHVPDAERDERDHVGRERVGRERVERTDLISLTGRADDEGEKEASSESGRSLLLEDDEPADGCADGGDDSARVTASVEAEAEAGAGAGAKVSDGGDAGQGPEDGLGRESGEPTAAREADEDADAGADPVPAQKTGDDSENAPHARVPGDEPSQDRKGREDREGHEDREGHEDRKGGGRDSRHGEGAEALGAGNDGGRTAAGRPGTDKPDTDVTPDVTPDAASPTRDAQGPDEAGDAWDDGLIARRVTENTPATTAASERALAQEKRRGDSRAPAPLAYDGPLRSRLDALRELVGLSRTRLDSGTLAEAGRVLDEAAARRKLSGRHTVVAIAGATGSGKSQLFNALAGVAISETGVRRPTTAAPIACSWSDGAASLIDRLGIPGRLRRRPLQSPEAEEQLRGLVLVDLPDHDSAAVQHREQVDRVLRLVDAVIWVVDPEKYADAVLHERYLRPMAGHAEVMFVVLNQVDRLPEEAADQVLDDLRRLLDEDGVALGEHGEPGATVLALSALTGEGVGELRDSLSHFVTERGAAGRRIAADVDAAAAGLRPVYAAGRRIGLSEDAREEFSARLADAVGAGAAGDAAERAWLRNANRACGTPWLRLWRWYQNRGEPSTGRMALRTQTDEEATARQRVEQAVRTVSERASAGLPAPWAQAVREAAVRGSLGLSEALDELASRAGLPPGRPPRPGWWPAAVLVQASMTLLQIVGGLWLAGQIAGIMAPNLWVPVLLMVAGIVGGPLVEWGCRMVARGPARRYGLEAERRLREAAASCGRARVLDPVAAELLRYREVREQYGRVVQTG; encoded by the coding sequence GTGACCGCCGTCACTGACCAGGACCACACGGACCAGATGGACCAGATGGGTCAGATCGATCACATGGATCACACGGATCACAGGGACCACAGCGATCACACCGATCACGCCGTTCATGTGCCGGACGCCGAGCGCGACGAGCGCGATCACGTCGGCCGTGAACGCGTCGGCCGTGAACGCGTCGAGCGCACGGATCTCATCAGCCTCACCGGTCGAGCGGACGATGAGGGGGAGAAAGAGGCCTCCAGCGAGAGCGGGCGGAGTCTCCTCCTGGAGGATGACGAGCCCGCCGACGGCTGCGCTGACGGCGGCGACGACTCCGCCCGCGTGACCGCCTCCGTCGAAGCCGAGGCTGAGGCTGGGGCTGGGGCTGGGGCCAAGGTTTCGGACGGGGGCGACGCCGGTCAGGGCCCGGAGGACGGTCTGGGGCGCGAGAGCGGCGAGCCGACCGCCGCGCGCGAGGCGGACGAGGACGCCGACGCCGGCGCCGACCCCGTTCCCGCGCAGAAGACCGGCGACGACAGCGAGAACGCGCCCCACGCGCGCGTGCCGGGCGACGAGCCCAGCCAGGACCGCAAGGGCCGCGAGGACCGCGAGGGCCACGAGGACCGCGAGGGCCACGAGGACCGCAAGGGCGGCGGCCGGGACAGCCGGCACGGCGAAGGCGCCGAGGCCCTCGGGGCCGGCAACGACGGCGGGCGTACAGCCGCCGGCCGTCCCGGCACCGACAAGCCGGACACCGACGTCACCCCGGACGTCACCCCGGACGCCGCCTCCCCCACCCGCGACGCCCAGGGTCCCGACGAAGCCGGCGACGCCTGGGACGACGGCCTCATCGCGCGCCGGGTCACCGAGAACACGCCCGCCACCACGGCCGCCTCCGAGCGGGCCCTGGCGCAGGAGAAGCGGCGCGGGGACTCCCGTGCCCCCGCCCCGCTGGCGTACGACGGCCCGTTGCGCTCCCGGCTGGACGCGCTGCGGGAACTCGTCGGCCTCTCCCGCACCCGGCTGGACAGCGGCACGCTCGCCGAGGCGGGCCGGGTCCTGGACGAGGCGGCCGCCCGGCGCAAGCTGTCCGGGCGGCACACCGTCGTCGCCATCGCGGGCGCCACCGGCAGCGGCAAGTCGCAGCTGTTCAACGCGCTCGCCGGGGTGGCCATCTCGGAGACCGGGGTACGGCGCCCGACCACCGCCGCGCCGATCGCGTGCAGTTGGAGCGACGGCGCGGCGAGCCTCATCGACCGGCTCGGCATTCCGGGACGGCTGCGCCGACGGCCGCTGCAGAGCCCGGAGGCCGAGGAGCAGTTGCGCGGGCTCGTCCTGGTCGACCTGCCCGACCACGACTCGGCGGCCGTGCAGCACCGCGAGCAGGTGGACCGGGTGCTGCGGCTGGTGGACGCCGTGATCTGGGTCGTCGACCCCGAGAAGTACGCCGACGCCGTCCTGCACGAGCGCTACCTGCGGCCCATGGCCGGGCACGCGGAGGTCATGTTCGTCGTGCTGAACCAGGTCGACCGGCTACCCGAGGAAGCCGCCGACCAGGTCCTGGACGATCTGCGCCGGCTGCTCGACGAGGACGGCGTGGCGCTCGGCGAGCACGGGGAGCCGGGCGCGACCGTGCTCGCGCTGTCCGCGCTCACCGGCGAGGGCGTCGGCGAACTGCGCGACTCGCTCAGCCACTTCGTGACGGAACGCGGCGCGGCGGGCCGCCGAATCGCCGCCGACGTGGACGCCGCCGCGGCCGGCCTGCGGCCCGTGTACGCGGCGGGCCGGCGCATCGGTCTCAGCGAGGACGCCCGGGAGGAGTTCTCCGCACGGCTCGCCGACGCGGTCGGCGCGGGGGCGGCCGGTGACGCCGCCGAACGGGCCTGGCTGCGCAACGCCAACCGGGCCTGCGGCACGCCCTGGCTGCGGCTGTGGCGCTGGTACCAGAACCGTGGCGAACCCTCGACGGGCCGGATGGCGCTGCGGACGCAGACCGACGAGGAGGCCACGGCACGCCAGCGCGTGGAGCAGGCGGTCCGTACGGTGTCCGAGCGGGCCTCGGCGGGGCTGCCCGCGCCATGGGCGCAGGCGGTGCGCGAGGCCGCCGTACGGGGCTCCCTGGGCCTGTCGGAGGCGCTGGACGAGCTGGCGTCGCGGGCCGGGCTGCCGCCGGGGCGGCCGCCCCGGCCGGGCTGGTGGCCCGCGGCGGTGCTGGTCCAGGCGTCGATGACGCTGCTGCAGATCGTGGGCGGCCTGTGGCTGGCCGGCCAGATCGCCGGGATCATGGCGCCGAACCTGTGGGTGCCGGTGCTGCTGATGGTGGCGGGCATCGTCGGCGGGCCGCTGGTGGAGTGGGGCTGCCGGATGGTGGCCCGGGGGCCGGCACGGCGCTACGGGCTGGAGGCGGAACGCCGGTTGCGGGAGGCCGCCGCGAGTTGCGGGCGGGCCCGGGTACTGGATCCGGTGGCGGCCGAGCTGCTGCGGTACCGGGAGGTCCGGGAGCAGTACGGGCGGGTGGTCCAGACGGGGTGA